Part of the Bacillus andreraoultii genome is shown below.
AATTGAATCTGGTGTCATTGTTTTAGGTGCAGTGTTAGATGGGAGAGTTCAATTAATTGCTGGTGTTACAAAAGACCTAACTTCAACCTATCATGCAGGGAAATTAATTAAAGAGGTTGCAAGTATTTGTGGCGGCGGCGGCGGTGGACGTCCTGATATGGCCCAAGCTGGTGCAAAAGACCCAAACAAATTGAATGAAGCATTACAATTTGTAGAAGATTGGATAAAAAAGATTTCATAATTAGGACAAGTAGTGTAAAATAGTGTAAAATAAAGTCACAAGATCGCTACCAAAGTTTGAACGGAGGTGCATTTCCTATGAGTTCACTTGATCGAACGATGCAATTTCATTTTCCAGAAGAGCCAATAGACCAGGAAGTTCAAAAAGTGCTCTTACAAGTGTTTTCAGCATTGGAGGAAAAAGGTTATAATCCAATTAATCAAATTGTAGGTTACTTATTATCTGGTGACCCCGCTTATATACCAAGACATAAGGATGCGAGAAACATTATTCGTAAATTAGAAAGAGACGAGATTATCGAGGAATTAGTGAAATTTTATATACAAGAGCATCGTGAGGAAATGTAATGCGTATACTAGGACTAGATGTCGGTTCAAAAACAATCGGTGTTGCAGTTAGTGATGAGTTCGGCTGGACTGCACAGGGGTTAAAAACGATACAAATAAAGGAAGAAGAGCAGCAATCAGGATTACCTGAACTAGAAGAGATTATTAATGAATATAATATTGAGAAGATTATCGTTGGTTTGCCGAAAAACATGAATGGTACAATAGGCCCACGTGGTGAAATTAGTTTGCAATTTGCGGAAGTCTTGAAAAACAAATTCCATATACCAGTGGAATTATGGGATGAGCGGTTGACAACAATGGCTGCTGAACGGGTGTTGCTATCTGCTGATGTTAGTCGGAAAAAGAGAAAACGAGTCATTGATAAGATGGCTGCGAGTTTAATTTTACAAGGTTATTTAGATAGCCAGTCATAAGTTCATAGTAAAATATCCCGACGGATTGGGATCTAGGAGGATTATAAATGGAACACGGTGATAACCATATTACAGTCATTGATGAAGATGGTAACGAAGAATTATGTGAAATACTATTTACGTTTGAATCTGAGG
Proteins encoded:
- a CDS encoding IreB family regulatory phosphoprotein, whose product is MSSLDRTMQFHFPEEPIDQEVQKVLLQVFSALEEKGYNPINQIVGYLLSGDPAYIPRHKDARNIIRKLERDEIIEELVKFYIQEHREEM
- the ruvX gene encoding Holliday junction resolvase RuvX, with amino-acid sequence MRILGLDVGSKTIGVAVSDEFGWTAQGLKTIQIKEEEQQSGLPELEEIINEYNIEKIIVGLPKNMNGTIGPRGEISLQFAEVLKNKFHIPVELWDERLTTMAAERVLLSADVSRKKRKRVIDKMAASLILQGYLDSQS